In Anolis carolinensis isolate JA03-04 chromosome 4, rAnoCar3.1.pri, whole genome shotgun sequence, the genomic window gccgtgcctttcatgatctttgactcgtgtttggccaatgctgcgtttggtggtccctatgtagacttgtccacagctgcatggtatccggtagactcctgcagaggagagaggatccctcttgtcttttgctgaccgtagcatttgttggattttctttgtgggtctgtagatagtttgtaggttgtgcttcttcatcagtttgtctatgtggtcagtggttcccttgatgtatggtaagaacacctttcctctggggttgctgtgagttttccgggctgcctggccttgctccagaagcattctctcctgacgttccgcccacatctatggcaggcatacttagAGGtggtaaggtctgttggaaacgaggcattaagtggggtttgtatatatccctgtggaatgaggtccagggtgggagggaggaagaacTCGAATAgcaattggcagcgttaattattattatgtacgctgcaactcaattgacagacccagtcttttgaactggacacgcctatctgtattttataatgtgttttatgaatactgatgtaagttaataataatttttaactgatttatagtgcactgtacaatttttatatatgcgttttattgtaagccgccctgagtcccctgttggggactcagggcggcttacataaataaataaactcttgtatgttggaggcaagtgggagtGGTGCAATTCATCACCTTGGTTAGTTTTGAAAAGCCTtccagtttcaaggcctggcagattcctgcctgggggaatcctttgttgggaggtgttagctggccctcatggtttcctgtctggaatccccctgttttcagagtgaaactttcagcaacccagtgatgccagccacgaaagccttcgacaacacagggtgGTCATTGTTTGGGCCTCTTTTGTCCCCTTCTGAAGATGGGGAACCCTTGCCCCCCTCCATCCAGTTTGCTGGGactcctcctcttctccaggaCTATTGCCAGGGGTTCTGCAGGGACTCCTGCCAATTCCATCCCCTTAAACCTCTTGGATGGGGTCCACCTGGTCCTGGAGACCTGAACCCATCCAGATGGGCCAGATGTCCTTGCAgtgcccctccccctccttcctgcCCCCTCTGCCCCCTCCTCCCCACATGGAGCCCTGTTCACCTTTTGAGGGAAAGAAGGGGTTGCAGAATTCGCCCCTTTCTCTGCCCACCTGCACAAAGCAGCCCAACggtttcctccctcctccttttcgCTGACAAAAAAACCAAAGAAGCCCATTTTGTAGCTAGCTAGCTACGAACCACCTCAGAGTCTAAGACCGTCTGGGGAGGCCTTGCTCCCGGTCTTGCCTCTTTCGCAAAATAgagctacatccacagcattccctgcatctaccaagcttttaGTCGTGGAAGTCAAActcgtgtcctgtgttttaacctctgttctgtttgttttataatgcatttcatagaaatacatttaatatgtgtatttatagattctttacaatgtttatgtgttttacctATGCTGTAAGCCGCCTCAAAAGCACAACCTTCTTTCCTAAGTGATTACGGTCTGCcttcttaatgatctgctccagaatattCCTTAGTATTGACATCAGGCTGACTGGAGGGTCATTGTTTGGGTCcctctttttttccctccttgaaGAAAGGGACAACGTTTgctctcctccagtctgctggaacgTCTCCTGTTCTCCGAGAatcctcaaagattattgccagttaCTTCTGCTAGttacttcaatactcttggatgtagttcatctggttcTGAAGACAAGAATTCATTTAGAATAgctaggtattcctggactaattatttacctattttgggttgcatttcctcccatattgctcaggttgaacacctgttgtatcccagccacaggctggccagattcaggatgaagatgaaggggattctggttttgggattcaagagcagcagtctgaggctgaaaccagctcagagatgcagtttcagtttgagcaggatgaactgctgattccaggagaaacagataatgGTCACGATGACATTCTTCCCTTGGGAAATGAAGAGGGAGAAacttcagctttggaaaataatgagggagaCAGTTTAGCTCcaggccaggtgcaagataacggtagcacaagcaatgagttatccagagaggaccgtttgtcttggatgggttcccagtttCATAGAAGTGAGTGTTTAGCGTGCAAACGAGAGTCTAGCTGTGGGAAAAGGAACACCTTcctgagttgttattaaagtgtgcttttgcagatcactctttgtcagagcaattcatcACTTCATCTATGTGGATGTGTTTCCTTGCCAGTgttcttggattcttgggccttgttctttggattctatggactaataccttgccttgtggattatcttggtttcttggaccttgttctttggactctatggattaataccttgccttatggattattgctCTTGCCATGCTCTTTGAACTGATGGACCTTGCATTTTGGATTATTGGACATTTATTTATCTTGTGATCTTATTGGAAATATTGACTCTCtcactacaactttgaattaccttttgattgattgcttgatttatattctgctttgcttaataaaaacctcaaaagactacctgtgtgtccaactgggtatctatagcaaggtgaacttagcctgaggtgcgacaccaatATGGGAgaggactgaggcaaagaaggctttGAGTACTTCTGTCTCTTCCCTGTCAGCATCTCACCTTCTCCACGCAGAGGACCAAGCATTTGctagttcttcctttttctacagaaataaccaaagaacccctccttcttgtttttaatctctctgttaagcctgagctcattttgcaccttagccttatgaaccttttccctacatatgttgcttatttgtttgaattcctctgtgatggtttcttcccttttccatttcttgtacatgtccctTTTAGATCCTCGctcagttgaaagttctttggatatccattctggtttcttgacACACCTattatttttctccttgctggcgCTGTTTGccattgtgccttcagtatcccATTTTTTAAGAAACACCCATCCGTCATAAATATACTTCTCTTTAAGCATTCCTGTCCATGGGATCACACTCACTAGTTCCTTAAATTTCTTGAAGTCAGCTATCAAGTCTAGAATGCATGATTGGCTTCTCTTAGTTTcccccttcctttgtatcacaaactctaggagcacatggtcactcccacctaaggatcccgCCACTTCCACTCTATCGACTCGGTGTTGGTTAGGATCtgatccagaatagctgatccccttgttgcctcttctaccttctggacaatagaattctctgcaaggcaagtgaggaatttgttggactttgtactcttgacaAAGTTTGTtctccaaaagaaagaaagaaagaaagaaaggggaaaaggtatAATGGAATTTTCTCTCTGGACAGAGATAAAGGTTTCAAAACACAAGTCTGTTCAGGTTTGTTTTATCTTAATCATCCTAGTTTAAAAGCCTTTTAATGGGAAAAATTGTTTCCAAAATGGTTTACTTTTGAAAGCAAATGTTCATTAGGAGAAGAAATATAATCTTCTTCCAAAAGATAGATCTTGTTACTTGCATTAAAATTTCCAAAAGTTCTCTTGCTGAATGCTGCTTGTTCAGTGTTTGTTTTCCATTCCTCTGGATGGCAGATGCCATCTGGCTTGATGGCATCTCACTTAGACCCACTTGTCCTCACGAAGGCTTCGATTCTGAAGCCTATTCAGATGTCTATTTTCAATATGATCCatgaagggaaaaggaggaaaagttTTTGGCTTTCATTCCTaatcttttatttcttctttcttcaccaGGGAAAGGAGCAATCTTTGGAGTCATGCTTGTCATGAAGAGAAACAATTCAACATCTAGTGGATATTGAAGAATTTGGAATTCAAAGGTGGAGTAAGGAAACCAGTCCTATAGGAAGaagaaacactctaaaggttctgATCTGGCTGAAATCTTCACCTTACTCACAGTTCAGAAAAAGAAAGTGTCTATCTTGCATTTTAAAGCACCAACATGGAGAAAAAAACATATACATGTACTGAATGTGGAAAGAATTTCAGCCAGCAGAGACTTCTGCAAACACATGAAAGAAttcacactggtgagaaaccctataaatgccaggagtgtggaaagagcttctcgcagagtggagatctacgttcacatcaaagaactcacactggggagaaaccctacgcatgtctggaatgtggaaagaatttCGCTAAAACTGGAGATCTACGTACACATCAAagaatccacactggggagaagccctataaatgcctggagtgtggaaagagctttactcAGATTGGACACCTACagtcacatcaaagaactcacactggggagaaatccTACGAATGTCCAGACTGTGGGAAAAGATTCTCTCAGAGTGGAAATTTACagaaacatcaaaggattcacacagcGGAGAAAACCTTTAAATGCCAAGAGTGTGGAAAGAATTTTGCATGTAGTGGAAAACTactttcacatcaaagaactcacactggggagaaaccctttacatGCTGGGAGTGTGGAAAGATGTTCACTTGCAGTCAAAGTCTACGTATCCATCACagaacccacactggggagaaaccctatgcatgcctggaatgtggaaagagttttacTCACAGTGGAGcactacgttcacatcagagaactcacactggggagaaaccctataaatgtctggagtgtggaaagagttttgcTCACAGTGGAGCACTACGTTCACATCAGAAAGCTCACACTGGGGAGATACCCTatgcatgcctggagtgtggaaagggttTTACTCACAGTGGAGCACTACGTTCACATCAGAAAACTCACATTGGGGAGATACCCTAtgcatgcctggaatgtggaaagagtttcactcaCAGTGGAGCACTACATTCACATccaagaactcacactggggagaaaccctatgcatgcctggaatgtggaaagagctttgctcacaGTGGaaaactacgttcacatcaaagaactcacactggggagaaaccctatgaatgccaggagtgtggaaagaggTTCACTCAGAGTGAAAATCTACATAGGCATTATAGAATCCACACTGAGgaaaaaccctttaaatgcctagagtgtggaaagagttttacTCGGAGTGAatatctacgttcacatcagagaatccacactggggagaaaccctatacatgcctggagtgtggaaagagttttacTCAGAGTGGGACACTACTTTCACATCAGAGAACCCACTCTGGAGAGAATCCCTTTAAGTGCCTGaattgtggaaagagctttgctgtcCATGAAAGTCTACGTAGTCATCACagaacccacactggggagaaaccctatgaatgtccAGAGTGTGGAAAGTGTTTCTCACAGAATAGAGATCtgcattcacatcaaagaactcacactgggaagAAACTGGAAATGTCttgaatgtgggaagagctttccTGAGAGTGGAGAAGCATATCAACATAATAGAACCCATATTGGGAAGAAAGTCTATATAGGCAGTctctaagttatgaacaagataggattATGtagtgttgaaggctttcatggtcagcatcacaggttgttgtgtgttttccgggatgtttggccatgttccagaagtattctctcctgatgttttgcccacatctatggcaggcatactcagaggttgtgaggttgtatgGATTTTTCCTTGTCCAATTTTTCATAATGTTAGAAATTTCCTTCCACGTCGGTTTATACTTGATCTCTACCATCTGTTCTATGTTCTTATGTATAgtcactcccaaatattttattttcatctttCCCATACCtatttctgttatattatctatttttcttttcccttttttgtttacCTCAAAATATGTCAAGAcctaggctacagagcaccaataaccatacacagaggccagaatctatctaatatctttattgaaggaatatataaagttaataaaaacaagtgtagaaaatagtccagaattagacctttcaggaaaggtcagaattagtccaaaaaagcaatgtccaataagaaatattaaggtccaaagttgtaatccaataaccgaaacactcactttgccaagcaaagtgaggggagatgacaaggtcctttagtccatgaagcttgagcgaggctaggaaataacttgatacttgaaacaaggcttgaacgtggaacaaggtaactaggaacaagaacaaggtccgtgggataacttggtaaaatccgtggtacaaggcaaggattggtcctgggaaacaaggcaaagtccgtaggtaaacaaaggctgggaagcaaggcgaaggctggatagcaaggcaaggcttgagcgagagcgaggcttgaatcggagcgcgctgtccagacacgacccgctctgtaggctgacgaattgactccgcgaagttactacgcgggtaaaacacctaaatagagtctaactttcccgccgaagcagttctctgggaatcagaaccgaaagctaaactctgagaccagatgtgagactccccaaagattctcacgagaagcagtcttaattggccacattcttagctgcaatcctcgcactcctgcgcgaagctgattccaaacttctctgttgtttacaaaactcccgccgcaagaacacgggagaagtaggctctgggcttgtttgacatacttctgg contains:
- the LOC100558773 gene encoding zinc finger protein 420-like → MEKKTYTCTECGKNFSQQRLLQTHERIHTGEKPYKCQECGKSFSQSGDLRSHQRTHTGEKPYACLECGKNFAKTGDLRTHQRIHTGEKPYKCLECGKSFTQIGHLQSHQRTHTGEKSYECPDCGKRFSQSGNLQKHQRIHTAEKTFKCQECGKNFACSGKLLSHQRTHTGEKPFTCWECGKMFTCSQSLRIHHRTHTGEKPYACLECGKSFTHSGALRSHQRTHTGEKPYKCLECGKSFAHSGALRSHQKAHTGEIPYACLECGKGFTHSGALRSHQKTHIGEIPYACLECGKSFTHSGALHSHPRTHTGEKPYACLECGKSFAHSGKLRSHQRTHTGEKPYECQECGKRFTQSENLHRHYRIHTEEKPFKCLECGKSFTRSEYLRSHQRIHTGEKPYTCLECGKSFTQSGTLLSHQRTHSGENPFKCLNCGKSFAVHESLRSHHRTHTGEKPYECPECGKCFSQNRDLHSHQRTHTGKKLEMS